One Glutamicibacter mishrai genomic window carries:
- a CDS encoding Lrp/AsnC family transcriptional regulator, with protein MSLNLSKRENRTVQLDEIDRRLLALLSKNSRRTNNSLAEELGIAASTCLARLNALRDSGVISRFTIEVDPQVLGRELEALIFVKIRPGARHLMANFASEMKTKPGVRQLFFLGGADDFVLHVAVRNSADVRQFVLDNLSANPAVATTQTSLVFEHGQGHGEF; from the coding sequence ATGTCGTTGAATCTATCGAAGCGCGAGAACCGCACCGTGCAACTCGATGAGATTGATCGCAGGCTCTTGGCATTGCTCAGCAAGAACTCCCGGCGGACCAACAATTCGCTGGCCGAAGAGCTGGGGATCGCTGCCTCTACGTGCCTGGCGCGCTTGAACGCCCTGCGCGATTCCGGGGTGATCTCCCGGTTCACCATCGAGGTGGACCCGCAGGTTCTCGGCCGCGAGCTCGAAGCGTTGATCTTCGTGAAGATCCGCCCCGGAGCCCGCCACCTCATGGCCAATTTTGCCAGCGAGATGAAAACCAAACCCGGAGTCCGACAGCTGTTTTTCCTCGGCGGAGCCGACGACTTTGTCCTGCACGTGGCCGTGCGCAACTCGGCCGACGTCCGCCAATTCGTCCTGGACAACCTCTCGGCGAACCCGGCCGTCGCAACAACACAAACGTCGCTGGTCTTCGAACATGGGCAGGGCCACGGAGAGTTCTAG
- a CDS encoding DedA family protein produces the protein MAETISWLINDAPFGVTFIFFFLGAFARGNATYWVGRGIAKGVERTRFHKHLHGPVYRRAQKFIERWGIFAIPLSFLTLGIQSAVNASAGISRMPLRRYLPAVAVGALLWSAIYTTVGLAVFYAWLALDWPWIAGALALIGVVVFIVLRRRARKRPAQETTAPESSQINC, from the coding sequence ATGGCTGAGACGATTTCCTGGCTGATCAACGACGCGCCCTTCGGCGTGACGTTCATTTTCTTCTTCCTCGGGGCCTTCGCCAGGGGAAATGCCACCTATTGGGTGGGCCGGGGAATCGCCAAAGGCGTGGAGCGCACCCGCTTCCACAAGCACCTGCACGGACCGGTGTACCGCAGGGCGCAGAAATTCATCGAACGCTGGGGCATCTTCGCCATCCCGCTGAGCTTCCTCACGTTGGGAATCCAGAGTGCGGTCAACGCTTCGGCAGGGATCAGCCGCATGCCGTTGCGCCGGTACCTCCCGGCCGTGGCCGTGGGCGCGCTGCTATGGTCCGCTATTTACACCACGGTGGGCCTAGCGGTATTTTATGCCTGGCTGGCTTTGGACTGGCCATGGATTGCAGGCGCCCTGGCGTTGATCGGCGTGGTCGTGTTCATCGTCTTGCGGCGGCGGGCCCGCAAGCGGCCTGCCCAAGAAACAACTGCCCCGGAATCATCCCAAATCAATTGCTAG